The Desulfovibrio sp. genome has a window encoding:
- the purE gene encoding 5-(carboxyamino)imidazole ribonucleotide mutase codes for MNKVAIFIGSISDKDVMQPCSDVLTELGIAHLYTVTSAHRTPDRTEKLIRELEAQGCQVFICAAGMAAHLAGAVAARTVKPVLGVPVTASALGGMDALLATVQMPPGFPVGTLALDKAGARNAAWMAAQILALGDKELEGKIRKAREGFVAGVEKAARELEGK; via the coding sequence ATGAACAAAGTAGCCATCTTCATCGGTTCCATATCGGACAAGGACGTCATGCAGCCCTGCTCCGACGTTCTCACCGAGCTCGGCATCGCTCATCTCTACACGGTAACCAGCGCCCACCGCACCCCGGACCGCACCGAGAAGCTCATCCGCGAGCTGGAAGCCCAGGGTTGCCAGGTATTCATCTGCGCGGCCGGCATGGCGGCCCACCTGGCCGGAGCCGTGGCCGCCCGCACCGTGAAGCCCGTACTGGGTGTTCCCGTTACCGCTTCGGCCCTGGGCGGAATGGACGCCCTGCTTGCAACGGTTCAGATGCCGCCGGGCTTTCCTGTGGGCACTCTGGCCCTGGACAAGGCGGGGGCTCGAAATGCCGCCTGGATGGCCGCCCAGATCCTGGCCCTTGGCGACAAGGAGCTTGAAGGCAAGATCCGAAAGGCCAGGGAAGGATTCGTTGCCGGTGTGGAAAAAGCCGCCAGGGAACTGGAAGGCAAATAG
- the purD gene encoding phosphoribosylamine--glycine ligase, with amino-acid sequence MNVLLVGSGGREHALAWKLSQSPLVTKLYTAPGNGGTALVCENVPLADTDVPGLVAFAKANSIGLVVAGPEAPLVAGLTDALTEAGIHCFGPDAYSAQLEGSKAFAKDIMRLSGVPTADYQVFTEHQAAREHILARPVPMVVKADGLAAGKGVVVAKTREEALEALDDMMVRRVFGPAGDKVVVEDCVVGEEASFLAFCDGETVVPMPSCQDHKAVGEGDTGPNTGGMGAYCPAPVLPDTEWERMAALTITPIVRTLAEKGHPFKGILYAGLMMTKDGPSVLEYNVRFGDPECQPLLMRLDSDIAQVMLACAKGELKPSMVSWSQRTALCVVVAAKGYPGTYPKGMVIQGLDKAEETEGVKVFVAGASLDNGVLKTSGGRVLGVTALGDSLAQAQANAYAAVDKVFFENAYIRRDIGAKGIKRSQQ; translated from the coding sequence ATGAATGTCCTGCTGGTTGGCTCTGGCGGCCGTGAGCACGCCCTTGCCTGGAAACTCTCCCAAAGCCCCCTCGTAACGAAACTCTATACGGCTCCCGGCAATGGTGGCACCGCCCTCGTTTGCGAGAACGTTCCCCTTGCCGACACCGACGTCCCCGGGCTGGTAGCCTTTGCCAAGGCCAATTCCATCGGCCTGGTGGTCGCCGGACCTGAGGCCCCTCTGGTGGCTGGCCTGACCGACGCCCTGACGGAAGCGGGCATCCACTGCTTCGGCCCTGATGCGTATTCGGCCCAGCTGGAGGGCTCCAAGGCGTTCGCCAAGGACATCATGCGCCTTTCAGGCGTTCCCACCGCGGACTATCAGGTGTTCACGGAGCACCAGGCCGCCAGGGAACATATCCTAGCGAGACCCGTGCCCATGGTGGTCAAGGCCGACGGCCTTGCCGCCGGCAAGGGCGTGGTGGTTGCCAAAACGCGGGAAGAGGCGCTCGAAGCCCTGGACGACATGATGGTTAGACGCGTGTTCGGCCCGGCCGGTGACAAGGTGGTGGTGGAGGACTGCGTTGTGGGTGAGGAGGCCTCCTTCCTGGCGTTTTGCGACGGTGAGACCGTAGTGCCCATGCCCTCCTGCCAGGACCATAAAGCCGTTGGCGAAGGCGACACCGGGCCCAACACCGGGGGAATGGGCGCCTACTGCCCGGCCCCTGTCCTGCCCGACACCGAATGGGAGCGCATGGCCGCACTCACCATCACCCCCATCGTGCGGACTCTGGCCGAAAAGGGTCACCCGTTCAAAGGCATCCTCTACGCCGGGCTCATGATGACCAAAGACGGCCCGAGTGTTCTGGAATACAACGTCCGCTTCGGCGACCCCGAATGCCAGCCCCTGCTCATGCGCCTGGACTCGGACATCGCCCAGGTCATGCTCGCCTGCGCCAAGGGAGAACTCAAGCCGTCCATGGTCTCCTGGAGCCAGCGGACCGCGCTGTGTGTGGTGGTTGCCGCCAAGGGATATCCCGGCACCTACCCCAAAGGCATGGTCATACAGGGATTGGACAAAGCGGAAGAGACCGAAGGGGTCAAGGTGTTCGTGGCCGGAGCCTCTTTGGACAACGGGGTTCTGAAAACCTCTGGCGGGCGCGTGCTCGGAGTCACGGCCTTGGGAGACTCCCTGGCCCAGGCCCAGGCCAACGCCTACGCGGCGGTGGACAAGGTCTTTTTCGAAAACGCCTACATCAGGCGCGACATAGGCGCGAAAGGCATCAAGAGGTCGCAACAATGA
- a CDS encoding transcriptional repressor — translation MDFDSALDKFKTISQDKGLRLTHQRLEILRELVGAKDHPSAETVFGRVRRRLPTISLDTVYRTLSTFDELGLIMRVPVTGDQGRFDADTSPHHHFVCSRCRSIYDFLWDEFDQLVLPDDSESLGHVADRRVVVRGVCHVCLNDSRQIS, via the coding sequence ATGGACTTTGATTCCGCGCTGGACAAGTTCAAGACCATTTCCCAAGACAAGGGGCTGCGCCTCACGCATCAGCGGCTCGAAATCCTGAGGGAACTTGTCGGTGCGAAGGACCACCCCAGCGCCGAGACGGTGTTCGGGCGTGTTCGCCGCAGGTTGCCGACCATTTCTCTGGATACGGTGTACCGCACGCTCTCCACCTTCGACGAACTGGGGCTCATCATGCGGGTGCCGGTTACAGGTGACCAGGGGCGCTTCGATGCCGATACCAGCCCGCACCATCATTTCGTTTGTTCCCGGTGCCGGTCCATCTACGATTTTCTCTGGGATGAATTCGACCAGCTCGTGCTTCCGGACGATTCCGAGTCCTTGGGGCACGTGGCGGACAGGCGCGTAGTGGTGCGGGGTGTTTGCCACGTCTGCTTGAACGACAGCAGACAGATCTCCTGA
- a CDS encoding rubrerythrin family protein, whose product MSKSKENLQEAFAGESQANRKYLAFAKQADKEGLKQVAKLFRATAEAETVHAHTHLHVLKGVGSTVDNLKAAIEGETHEFKNMYPKMIEEAQAEGDKQAERSFRFANEVEKIHAALYEKALADPAGLKSTEYYICSVCGYTCEDHAPDKCPVCQAAAKAFYSVG is encoded by the coding sequence ATGTCGAAATCTAAAGAGAACCTGCAAGAAGCTTTTGCCGGGGAGTCCCAGGCCAACCGCAAATATCTGGCATTCGCCAAGCAGGCCGACAAGGAAGGCTTGAAGCAGGTGGCCAAGCTTTTCAGAGCCACAGCCGAGGCCGAGACTGTTCATGCGCATACCCACCTGCATGTGCTGAAAGGCGTGGGCAGCACGGTGGACAACTTGAAGGCCGCCATCGAGGGTGAAACCCACGAATTCAAGAACATGTATCCCAAGATGATCGAAGAGGCCCAGGCCGAAGGCGACAAGCAGGCCGAACGGTCCTTCCGCTTTGCCAACGAAGTGGAAAAAATCCACGCGGCCCTGTACGAGAAAGCCCTGGCGGATCCCGCCGGACTCAAGTCGACCGAATACTACATCTGCTCGGTGTGCGGCTATACCTGTGAGGATCACGCCCCGGACAAGTGCCCGGTGTGCCAGGCGGCGGCAAAAGCCTTTTATAGTGTAGGCTAG
- a CDS encoding rubredoxin — MDKWECPCGYVYDPAEGDVEHGVNPGTPWEAVPDDWLCPKCAAEKEYFEKVGE; from the coding sequence ATGGACAAATGGGAATGCCCTTGCGGCTACGTGTACGATCCGGCGGAGGGAGACGTTGAGCACGGCGTCAATCCCGGCACGCCCTGGGAAGCGGTGCCTGACGACTGGCTCTGCCCCAAGTGCGCCGCTGAAAAGGAATACTTCGAAAAGGTTGGGGAGTAA
- a CDS encoding response regulator, with protein sequence MTDQVRPRIMLVDDEPDLLDVCSEALADLASSIAVARNGLEAISLLEKSSFDLVVSDLRMPGAGGMDLLKAMSTIAPGTDVIVLTGYGTIDSAVECVKLGAVNYLLKPFRVEDLRSAVTKAIEERAMRQHQSTAFGLTRMLALNNAMTSQQDARALIKEFLTQVKAAFSPDGIAFFFNGPKDFGAGSQALIGPYFRENPGVRTWFESLAASLAEKGRPMLLEEHLLREAFGKNGNGGHTPSSAIGVPMNGPEGTRGAVVALRAIGSQPYTLSELNLLTLFSAHASLCFESHRACARLKSVNDEIVFSLVHAVEAKDTYTRGHSERVSRFAAKLAKALGLSQKEIDLVRTAAVLHDIGKIGVPDSILNKPGTLSPTEQPLMRQHPAIARTILGKVESLTDALPIVYHHHERFDGSGYPDRLAGDRIPFLARLVSVVDGFEAMTSDRAYHKAKTIGTASGILANGAGTQWDPDIVGTWLTLVENHGPL encoded by the coding sequence ATGACGGATCAGGTTAGACCTCGCATCATGCTGGTTGACGATGAACCTGACCTCCTCGACGTCTGTTCCGAAGCCCTGGCCGACCTTGCCTCCTCCATCGCCGTGGCGCGCAACGGGCTGGAAGCCATCTCCCTGCTTGAAAAATCCTCATTCGACCTGGTTGTAAGCGACCTGCGCATGCCCGGCGCCGGAGGCATGGATTTGCTCAAGGCCATGTCCACTATCGCTCCCGGCACGGACGTCATCGTCCTCACCGGTTACGGCACCATCGACAGCGCGGTGGAGTGCGTAAAGCTCGGGGCCGTGAACTATCTGCTCAAGCCCTTCAGGGTGGAGGATCTTCGGTCCGCGGTGACCAAGGCCATCGAGGAACGGGCCATGCGCCAGCATCAGAGCACAGCTTTCGGGCTCACCAGGATGCTGGCCTTAAATAACGCCATGACTTCGCAGCAGGACGCCCGGGCTCTTATCAAGGAATTCTTGACCCAGGTGAAGGCAGCCTTCTCACCGGACGGCATAGCCTTCTTCTTCAATGGGCCGAAAGATTTCGGCGCAGGCTCCCAGGCTCTCATCGGCCCTTACTTTCGCGAAAACCCCGGCGTCAGGACATGGTTTGAATCCCTGGCGGCGTCCCTGGCTGAGAAAGGCCGGCCCATGCTCTTGGAGGAACACCTCCTGCGCGAGGCGTTCGGGAAGAACGGCAATGGCGGGCACACCCCCTCTTCCGCCATCGGCGTGCCCATGAACGGTCCGGAAGGAACCCGCGGGGCTGTGGTGGCTTTGCGGGCCATCGGCAGCCAGCCCTACACCTTGAGCGAACTCAACCTGCTCACACTTTTTTCCGCCCACGCCTCCCTCTGCTTTGAAAGCCACCGGGCCTGCGCCCGCTTAAAATCAGTCAACGACGAGATCGTCTTCTCGCTGGTGCACGCAGTGGAGGCAAAGGACACGTACACCCGCGGCCATTCCGAACGGGTGAGCCGATTCGCTGCCAAGCTCGCCAAGGCGCTTGGGCTCAGCCAGAAAGAGATCGACCTCGTGCGTACCGCGGCCGTGCTTCACGATATCGGCAAGATCGGCGTTCCAGACAGCATCCTCAACAAGCCCGGCACACTAAGCCCCACTGAGCAACCCCTCATGCGCCAGCATCCCGCTATAGCGCGAACGATTCTCGGCAAGGTGGAAAGCTTAACGGACGCCCTCCCAATCGTGTACCACCATCATGAGCGCTTCGACGGTTCCGGCTACCCGGACAGGCTGGCAGGCGACAGGATACCGTTTCTGGCCAGGCTGGTGAGTGTGGTGGACGGATTCGAAGCCATGACCTCGGACCGCGCCTACCACAAGGCGAAAACCATTGGCACGGCCTCAGGCATTCTGGCCAACGGTGCAGGCACCCAGTGGGACCCGGACATCGTGGGCACGTGGCTCACCTTGGTGGAGAATCACGGCCCGCTTTGA